Below is a window of Fulvitalea axinellae DNA.
CTTGAGCTTTTCAAGAAAATGAAATACGACATGAAGCTGGAGAATATGGCCCAGAACATGGAAAACCTCAGCGAAAAGCAAAAAGAACTCGCCGACAAGAAAACCAAAAACAAGGACTTGGACGAGTTGGCGATGGAGCAGGAGAAAATAGACAAGGAAATGGACGGGATGAAAGAGGACATGAAAGAGCTTGAGCAGCTTAATCAGGACCTGAAAAACCCGAACGCCATGCCCGATACCAAAGAGCAGGAAAAATCCATCGAGCAAAAACAGCAGGATTTCAAAAACGCCGTACAGAAAAAACAGAGCAAAAAGGCCCAGGAGAGCCAGAAGGAGATGTCGAAAGACATGAAAAAGCTAGCGCAGAAAATGCGCGATATGCAATCGGGTATGGAAATGCAGGCCATGCAGGAAAACCTCGACAACCTCCGCGATATCCAGTCAAACCTGATTACGGCGTCCTTCGATCAAGAAGAAATCATGAAAACCCTACGGGCCGTAAACCTCAGTGACCCGAAATTCGTAAAAATCTCCCAGCGACAGCTCAAGCTTAAAGACGACACGCAAGTCATCAAAGACAGCCTGAACGCGCTCGCTCAACGCGTATTCCAGATTTCGTCCTTCGTAACCCGCAAGGTAAACGAGATGAACTCCAACATGGACAAATCGCTCACCGACATAAAAGAACGAAGCATTTCCGGCGCCCTGACCCACCAACAGCTCACAATGACATCGATGAACGACTTGGCCCTTTTGCTTGACCAGGTTATGTCGCAGATGCAAAACCAGATGAACGGCAGCGGAAACGGAAAAAGCAAACAGAGCCAAAGCAAGCCCGGAAACATGAAGCTGAGCGACCTTCAGAAGCAGTTGAACAAGAAAATCGAACAACTGAAAAAGAGTGGTAAAAAAGGGCGTGAACTCTCGAAGGAAATCGCTAAAATTGCCGCGGAGCAAGAGCAAATACGCAGGGCTCTGGAGAAGGAAGGAAAAGGAAAACCCGGAGATTTGCTGGAAGAAGGAAAAGACGGTAAAAACGGCAAGAAAGCTGGCGACAACGGATTGGAAAAGACTCTTCGCGAAATGGAGATGACCGAACAGGAGCTGGTAAACAAACAGCTCACCCAAAAGATGATCAAGCGCCAGAAAGAAATCCTTACCAGAATGCTCGAAGCCGAGAAAGCGCAAAAGGAACGGGATCTTGACGAAAAAAGAGAAGCCGAAAAAGCCAGCGATTATGACAAGGCGATACCGAAAGCTTTCGAGGAATATATTAAATTGAAAGAAAAAGAGCTGGAAAGACTGAAGACTGTCCCGATGCGCTTCAATCCCTACTACAAAAACGAGGTGGAGAGGTTCTTTCAGCGGAAAAATAAACAAGCTAGCAAGTAATGGATTCCATCAACTTAGAAATCCCTTCATTGCCCGACAACGTTCGGATAGTCGAGAGTTTTATCGATAACTCCAAGGATAAATACCACCTTAACGACGACGTATACGGCAACATCATGATCGCGGTCACCGAAGCGGTGAACAATGCGATCCAGCACGGAAACAACGGCGACAAAGACAAGCTAGTGAAGCTAACCATGTCTCATTCCGACGAACAGATCCGCTTCACTATCGGAGACGAGGGCCCCGGCTTCGACTACGACAGTCTCCCGGACCCGACAGCTCCCGAAAACCTGCACAAACCCTGCGGCAGGGGAATTTTTCTGATGAAACACCTTTGCGACGAGGTGGAATTCAATAACGACGGAAAAGAAGTGGTACTCGCATTTTACCTGAACTAAGGAATGATCAACATTTTCACGGAAGACATAGAGTTCGAACTTTCCGAAGCCGGAAAAACGACAGAGTGGATTGAGGGGGTGATAGAACGACACGGTTTCGAACTTGCCGAGCTAAATTATATTTTCTGTTCAGACGAGTACCTGCATAAAATAAATGTAGAATATCTAGACCACGACACCTATACGGACATCATTACCTTTGACAACTCCGAAGAGGAAGGCGTAATAGAAAGCGACGTTTTCGTTAGTGTGGAACGCATTCGGGAAAACGCCTCCAAGTTTGGAAAAACGTTTGAAAACGAACTCCGCAGAGTTATTATTCACGGAGTGCTGCATCTCTTGGGCTTCAAGGACAAATCGCCGGAAGAGGCCGAAAACATGAGAAAGAAGGAAGACGAAGCATTGGCCGCATATTGATTTTAGGCGGTAAAAATATTGTGAAACGTACACGTCCGTGAAACAAATGTTTCACGGATTTTTTTTATCCTTAAAATTCGGCTCTGTTAAGCGTCTTTGAAGCTTGATTGCCCATTTAAACCAATCGACCGCCAGAACTTACGCCTACATAACGTCAAAACATTTCCGGCATAATTTTAAAATTACATTTCCGTTACTGGCATATTTACGTTGTGTGTTTCACGCCATTCGAAAAGGAAATGTTCCACGTGGAACATTTCCTTTTTCCTTGTTTTAATCAAATTTACGTTCCAGATCCGGCTCGCAACATCAAAGTGAAAAAGCACAATGTTCCACGTGGAACAAAATCCGCAAATACATCTTATCACATATTTTCAAATTTTAGCTTGATTATCATCTAATAGAATTTTAAAGTAAATTTGTAGCGGAAAAGTCTAAAGCTCAAACAAATCGATATGTACAACACGATTGTTCCACGTGGAACGTTAGCTTAGACAGCAAAAGGAATCAGAATGTTCAAGGAATACGACGTCATTGTAGTCGGGGCAGGCCATGCCGGATGCGAAGCCGCTGCCGCCGCCGCAAACATGGGAAAAAGCGTAATGCTGGTCACCATGAATATGAATACTATCGCTCAAATGTCATGTAACCCGGCTGTGGGCGGTGTGGCCAAAGGGCAGATAGTCCGTGAAATTGACGCTTTGGGCGGCCAAATGGGTATTGTTACTGACAAAACCATGATCCAATTCCGCATGCTGAACCGCTCGAAAGGCCCCGCTATGTGGAGCCCCAGAGCGCAAAGCGATAGAATGCGGTTTGCGGAAGAG
It encodes the following:
- a CDS encoding ATP-binding protein; amino-acid sequence: MDSINLEIPSLPDNVRIVESFIDNSKDKYHLNDDVYGNIMIAVTEAVNNAIQHGNNGDKDKLVKLTMSHSDEQIRFTIGDEGPGFDYDSLPDPTAPENLHKPCGRGIFLMKHLCDEVEFNNDGKEVVLAFYLN
- the ybeY gene encoding rRNA maturation RNase YbeY yields the protein MINIFTEDIEFELSEAGKTTEWIEGVIERHGFELAELNYIFCSDEYLHKINVEYLDHDTYTDIITFDNSEEEGVIESDVFVSVERIRENASKFGKTFENELRRVIIHGVLHLLGFKDKSPEEAENMRKKEDEALAAY